The Vigna unguiculata cultivar IT97K-499-35 chromosome 11, ASM411807v1, whole genome shotgun sequence genomic sequence GTtgataatttatgttttatttgaaacATTTGTGGATAGGTGAAATTGGTGGTGTGTTGTCTGAGGAAATCCATCAATCATGATGCCTGATGATACTGCTGCAGAAGCATGTCATGATGGTGGAAGGGGTGAAGCTCAAGCAATGAACAGGAACCGGTCGGCGTGGATGGCTCATTGGATGAAGTCAGGTTATAAATCAGCATCCCCTGCTTGCAATCGTTTGGGGGCAGATTGTGAaatgaaagaagagaaagaagagaacgGTGCTGAACAGCATGTTTTGCTTGGTGGGATATATAGTTCTGTGCACGCTGGAGAAGCAGTTAGGGCAACAAGTGTTACCTTCAACAGTGTGGCAGACAATGAAAAGGGGAAGAAGGCAGGCTATGATTCCAAATCATTTCCTGCATTGAAATTTACTGGAAAGTTGGATGGAAAATTGCCTCTGCGGAGGGAACGGCACGACGGGGAAGATGGGAAATCTGAAACTGAACCCTGCTCTGGAGATGGCACTGTTTCTCTCAACAGAGGTGGGACTTCCCGAGCAGGCTTATCATCAATACCTGCACATGTTCCTCTGAACATGGAAACCGTAGTAAAAGAGTGTCAAGTGTTGTCTCAGGAAGTTTTACCGACGGCTCTGGTGATGAGATCTCCGTGGGATGTTGAACAGCAGAACCTCACTGTTTCATCATCACTATGGGATGATTTTGTAAAATCAGCTTCTGACGCAGTGCCAAATGGACATGGCAGAGGGAAAGCTGTGATGCCCCAAATCACGCATGAACCATTTGAAATCTATCAGTCCACCTACAATTTAGCAGCCAGAGGGCGATTCGCAAGTACCAAATATCATACCTTTTCGTCTCTTTTAATCAGCGAGAAGAAAATGAGCAGCCTCTTAAATCCCCCAAGATCCGTTTTTTCGAGATGGATGCAAGGTGGTATTACTCGTTTACCGCATGATTCAGTAGCTGGTAGCGGTGATAGCTTATATTTTGTTGGTGGTAAGCAACATGagattgaaaaatatgtttctaATCCAAATATTACGTGCCAAACTGAATCCTCCGAGGCAGATAAACTACAAAAGTTGTCTGGACTAAACTCTGTGGTAGATCAAATTCCCTGTTCTATTCATGATATGGAATCTATGAAGATATACACCAGTATAGATTCAGTTGAAGAATCGTCTAGAGGTCGTCCCAAAATTTCCCAGGCAACTCACCATATTCTAATGTCAAAAAACACTGATGTTACCTTCTCTGACAGAGGTCAGTTCTTTAGAGAGTCAATATCACCCATCAAATTCAAAGGAAACGCTTTCAATGAGATCCTTGATTTCTCTCCACCCACTAGTGACCATGCTCTGGAAGCTCTGAAGCTGGAAGGTATAGGAAGCTCCATAAAGAGTGGAGGAAAGGAAAATGTCCACGATTTTAAATATCCAACATGCCTGAAGAATGAGTCATCTGCTGAAACAGATACTATGGACATCGATGCTTTACATAAGAATGATCTTCTCGGTATGTATGCACACTCTTGAAGGATGTACCATATGCTATACTTAAGGCTTCATTTAATTTCagatattcttattttgattaattgaatacataatgttaatttttttttttcagttaacTTTACTCGTAGTATTAGTTTTTTGAGCATGTTGTCTGCAATTGGGTGGCTTTCTGGCTATACAGCTGATGCTTCTTCCTGTTGTCTTTTGCAGGTGATGTTTCATTCCATACAAATAAGGTAACgtttctaaattataattttgatcttCTTCATACAATGACATCAAATTTTCAATCATAACTTTCTTTCTCAAGCATTTGGATGGttttaatgcattttttttttcatgattgaAATTTAGGGTATGTTTTGATGAACTTACTCATAAATGCTTacagaagagaaaaataagaagaaaaaatataatatttttttaagataaaattaacttatgtaTGAATTAATTTATGGATATTCTTATATTAACTTCTCTAAAAGATAAGTTTAAGGACTTACGCATCAAGGAGTAgctttttatgaaaaataaaattgtcactTATTTATACATTCACATTGGTTATGATGAATGCTGAACAGTGTCATACCAAGAGGCAACTACTTTGAGTGGCAATATTCCTTCAAACCTAGACTTTTAATACACACATGCACCAATATTTGTCTTCATTCGCATTTGTagttggtttttaaattgacaACCACGTGCCTTGTAAAATGTGATACTATATTAAGCTTTGAGAGGCTAATTAGGTAGGAGT encodes the following:
- the LOC114169308 gene encoding F-box protein At2g16365 — translated: MMPDDTAAEACHDGGRGEAQAMNRNRSAWMAHWMKSGYKSASPACNRLGADCEMKEEKEENGAEQHVLLGGIYSSVHAGEAVRATSVTFNSVADNEKGKKAGYDSKSFPALKFTGKLDGKLPLRRERHDGEDGKSETEPCSGDGTVSLNRGGTSRAGLSSIPAHVPLNMETVVKECQVLSQEVLPTALVMRSPWDVEQQNLTVSSSLWDDFVKSASDAVPNGHGRGKAVMPQITHEPFEIYQSTYNLAARGRFASTKYHTFSSLLISEKKMSSLLNPPRSVFSRWMQGGITRLPHDSVAGSGDSLYFVGGKQHEIEKYVSNPNITCQTESSEADKLQKLSGLNSVVDQIPCSIHDMESMKIYTSIDSVEESSRGRPKISQATHHILMSKNTDVTFSDRGQFFRESISPIKFKGNAFNEILDFSPPTSDHALEALKLEGIGSSIKSGGKENVHDFKYPTCLKNESSAETDTMDIDALHKNDLLGDVSFHTNKCSKDSQNSLTSKVATISPRDKTLAKSMNTAIPDINEEPCDLLAEEGPVVDREASTSRTHSLELDHFLSHADEHVRSNSGNSSFGSDPSSRWVKRLKLCRLGSAHGTESTRIGEPFSHEKVNSIFGKITKDSKIRLEPKMIYHAEGQMVPHIPVTVSTNGKSTLTEAKKTVEITLSHPWIQRWSHNRAASSQKRHELGELREQKSSNAVPEESQKKQFPSIAAMALMGKAMNSLNPSELMKKGPVIVWNMKGF